The Lycium ferocissimum isolate CSIRO_LF1 chromosome 10, AGI_CSIRO_Lferr_CH_V1, whole genome shotgun sequence genome window below encodes:
- the LOC132034930 gene encoding uncharacterized protein LOC132034930, with the protein MNGNGDSGGDDDSGDSDGDDTSDTGDDSGGDDSVEYCCVGGENGGDDSSDGGGDSINSGDSVDSGGDSGSDDDSYDSGGDDSGDSGNVDSSEYGGVSDENGGDGGGDSINYSKRY; encoded by the exons ATGAACGGCAATGGTGATAGTGGTGGTGATGATGATAGCGGTGATAGTGATGGTGATGATACCAGTGATACTGGTGATGATAGTGGTGGTGATGATAGCGTTGAATATTGCTGTGTTGGCGGTGAAAATGGTGGTGATGATAGTAGTGATGGTGGTGGAGACTCCATAAA CAGTGGTGATAGTGTTGATAGCGGTGGTGATAGTGGTAGTGATGATGATAGCTATGATAGTGGTGGCGATGACAGCGGTGATAGTGGCAATGTTGATAGCAGTGAATATGGAGGTGTTAGCGATGAAAATGGTGGTGATGGTGGTGGAGACTCCATAAATTACTCAAAAAGATATTAG